One window of Alteromonas sp. LMIT006 genomic DNA carries:
- a CDS encoding isoprenylcysteine carboxylmethyltransferase family protein, producing MNTVSIDIINPFIVYFLAAFYTIVALFYTVIIKLKKSTSCSNTLVNMGKTHSLHWYNHVTFRVFRIAIWTACVVQVFLPEINYYLGLFDELLNPVVQTIGVSLMMMGFSLAIYCNLVLDKSWRSGIDQDSKPGLVTHLIYARSRNPSYLGVATSQFGFFMAWPTVFSLVCLLVGLIALRIQIHLEEQFLLDLYKDEYKMYIENVPRYI from the coding sequence ATGAACACCGTTTCAATTGACATAATCAACCCTTTTATCGTCTATTTTTTAGCGGCGTTCTACACTATTGTTGCGTTATTTTACACCGTTATTATCAAACTCAAAAAAAGCACTAGTTGCAGCAATACTTTAGTCAATATGGGGAAAACCCACTCGTTACATTGGTATAATCATGTCACATTTCGCGTATTTCGTATTGCTATATGGACTGCGTGTGTTGTGCAAGTGTTCCTACCGGAAATAAATTATTATCTAGGGCTTTTTGATGAATTGTTAAACCCTGTCGTGCAAACTATTGGGGTCAGTTTGATGATGATGGGTTTCAGTTTAGCGATTTACTGTAATTTAGTACTTGATAAATCATGGCGTTCGGGCATTGATCAAGATTCTAAACCTGGTTTGGTTACTCATTTGATCTATGCACGTTCACGTAACCCCTCCTATCTTGGGGTAGCCACATCACAATTCGGATTTTTCATGGCATGGCCGACTGTGTTTAGTTTAGTGTGTTTGCTCGTAGGATTGATTGCTTTGCGAATACAAATTCACTTGGAAGAACAATTCTTGCTCGATTTATACAAAGACGAATATAAGATGTATATAGAGAATGTACCTAGGTATATTTAA
- the purC gene encoding phosphoribosylaminoimidazolesuccinocarboxamide synthase has product MQKLDELYRGKAKTVFYTDSPDHLILEFRNDTSAFDGEKIEQLERKGEVNNKFNHFIMQKLEAAGVPTQVESLLSDTECVVKKLDMIPVECVVRNFAAGSLCRRLGVEEGIALTPPTFEFFLKNDALHDPMVNDYHIIAFEWATQDQIDKMKALTFKVNDVLTQLFDSGDMLLVDYKLEFGVDSQGNIVLGDEFSPDGCRLWDKETRNKMDKDRFRQGLGSVVETYIEVAKRLGLAL; this is encoded by the coding sequence ATGCAAAAACTTGATGAACTATACCGTGGTAAAGCAAAAACTGTTTTTTATACTGACAGTCCTGACCACTTAATTTTGGAATTCCGCAATGATACTTCTGCGTTCGATGGTGAAAAAATTGAGCAGCTTGAGCGCAAAGGTGAGGTGAATAACAAATTCAATCACTTTATTATGCAAAAGCTTGAAGCGGCTGGTGTACCTACGCAAGTGGAATCATTGCTTTCAGACACTGAATGTGTGGTCAAAAAACTCGATATGATCCCAGTTGAGTGCGTGGTACGCAATTTCGCAGCGGGTTCTTTATGTCGTCGTTTAGGCGTTGAGGAAGGGATTGCACTGACTCCGCCAACGTTTGAATTTTTCTTAAAGAACGATGCGTTGCACGATCCTATGGTCAATGATTATCACATCATTGCGTTTGAATGGGCAACTCAAGACCAAATTGATAAGATGAAAGCCTTAACCTTTAAAGTCAATGATGTGCTAACCCAATTATTTGATTCAGGTGATATGTTGCTAGTGGATTATAAACTTGAGTTTGGTGTGGATAGTCAAGGAAATATTGTTTTAGGCGACGAATTCAGTCCAGATGGATGTCGTTTATGGGATAAAGAGACGCGTAATAAGATGGATAAAGACCGCTTCCGCCAAGGTCTAGGTTCGGTTGTGGAAACCTATATTGAAGTTGCTAAGCGTTTAGGTCTGGCTCTCTAA
- the bamC gene encoding outer membrane protein assembly factor BamC — protein MRQPTQRALLGLCVSCALFACSSVDERRTASGSKAYLETPAPKPLLIPDGLDKPVVNTDYQIPPISNQVNHLYGEDLPVVAPALVLATAQGTYLEEAQTLTSAVFDKLDDESDIRDLVLRRVFTHLQNESIGFSIPSQAGNVITTDWILTNESGDKAWYDFGDESQEVGKRFSLNIEPASHGRTARLSVTLTDLVVADGADLVDNIDPFLKRELEAELLNGIIRQYSLEQKIESQQRLAQIRSGIMAELGFDADGNGAIVLDSEYDIVWPKFQLVLRKLGFNVKDLDKSNGLVFVNYQPSESSWFSGWFGSNEQLPLTEDDYRITVKALSANKTSITFKDETSQPFSAAKTSEIFPIIAENFALDNLDI, from the coding sequence ATGCGACAACCCACACAGCGAGCGTTGCTTGGTTTATGTGTTTCATGTGCATTGTTTGCTTGTTCAAGCGTTGATGAGCGTCGTACGGCGTCTGGTAGCAAAGCTTACCTTGAGACACCTGCGCCTAAGCCATTACTTATTCCAGATGGGTTAGACAAACCAGTTGTCAATACCGATTATCAGATCCCTCCTATCAGCAACCAAGTAAATCACCTCTATGGCGAAGACCTACCTGTTGTTGCACCGGCGCTGGTGTTGGCTACTGCACAAGGGACTTATCTTGAAGAAGCCCAAACGCTGACTTCAGCAGTGTTTGATAAGTTAGATGACGAGTCCGACATCCGTGATTTAGTGCTTCGTCGAGTATTCACTCACCTGCAAAATGAATCTATCGGATTCAGTATTCCGAGCCAAGCAGGTAATGTCATAACTACTGATTGGATTTTGACCAATGAATCAGGTGACAAGGCTTGGTATGATTTTGGCGATGAAAGCCAAGAAGTTGGTAAGCGTTTTTCACTTAACATTGAGCCAGCCTCACATGGTCGAACCGCTCGGTTATCTGTTACATTAACTGATTTGGTGGTAGCTGATGGGGCTGACCTAGTTGATAATATCGATCCGTTCCTGAAACGTGAATTAGAGGCTGAGTTGCTCAACGGCATTATTCGTCAGTATTCTCTAGAGCAAAAAATAGAAAGTCAGCAACGCCTTGCTCAAATTCGTTCAGGGATCATGGCTGAACTCGGTTTTGATGCGGATGGCAACGGTGCGATTGTTTTGGATTCAGAGTACGATATTGTTTGGCCAAAATTTCAGTTGGTGTTACGTAAGTTAGGCTTTAATGTGAAAGATTTAGACAAATCAAACGGTCTTGTCTTCGTTAATTATCAGCCTAGTGAAAGTTCTTGGTTCAGTGGTTGGTTTGGCTCGAACGAGCAATTACCATTGACTGAAGATGATTATCGGATAACCGTCAAAGCACTCAGTGCCAATAAAACCAGTATTACATTCAAGGATGAAACAAGTCAGCCGTTTAGTGCGGCAAAAACGTCAGAGATTTTCCCTATTATAGCGGAAAACTTTGCCCTTGATAATTTAGATATTTAA
- the dapA gene encoding 4-hydroxy-tetrahydrodipicolinate synthase, with product MFKGSFVALVTPMTESGDVDFDALNTLVEWHIEQGTHGIVSVGTTGESATLPFAQHIAVIKATVKAIAGRCMCIAGSGANSTEEAIYLQDQMANLGIDGYLSVVPYYNKPQQAGLLAHFTALANAAKLPILLYNVPSRTVVDMSDEVVAELAQHPMIVGVKDATGDLNRLQNLRNLCPDDFLILSGDDSTGAAFMTQGGDGVISVSANIVPKQMKLMCEAALSGNIDEALAIDAQIERLHSDLFIEANPVMPKWCLFKMGKIASPTLRLPLVLPELSSQSTIESTLRDYHLIS from the coding sequence ATGTTTAAAGGTAGTTTTGTGGCCTTGGTCACTCCGATGACAGAATCTGGTGATGTCGATTTTGATGCACTCAATACGTTAGTTGAGTGGCATATCGAACAAGGTACGCACGGCATTGTTTCGGTTGGAACGACAGGCGAATCAGCTACTTTACCTTTTGCACAGCATATCGCCGTCATCAAGGCGACGGTAAAAGCCATTGCGGGGCGTTGTATGTGTATTGCCGGTAGCGGTGCTAACTCAACCGAAGAAGCTATTTATTTACAAGATCAAATGGCTAATCTTGGAATTGATGGATATTTGAGCGTTGTGCCGTATTATAACAAACCTCAACAAGCGGGATTGTTAGCGCATTTTACCGCGCTTGCCAATGCTGCCAAATTGCCTATTTTATTGTACAACGTACCGTCGCGAACGGTCGTTGACATGTCTGATGAGGTAGTGGCTGAGCTTGCCCAACACCCAATGATTGTTGGGGTAAAAGATGCTACGGGCGATTTGAATCGCTTACAAAATTTGCGCAATCTTTGTCCAGATGACTTTTTGATTTTAAGTGGCGACGATAGCACAGGGGCTGCCTTTATGACGCAAGGCGGTGATGGTGTCATTTCTGTCAGTGCCAATATTGTGCCTAAGCAAATGAAATTAATGTGTGAAGCGGCATTATCAGGTAATATAGACGAAGCATTAGCAATCGATGCACAAATTGAACGATTGCACAGTGATTTGTTTATAGAGGCCAATCCAGTGATGCCCAAATGGTGTTTATTCAAAATGGGCAAAATCGCATCACCCACATTGCGCTTACCTCTAGTGTTGCCGGAACTTTCTAGTCAGAGTACAATCGAAAGCACATTACGTGACTATCACTTAATTTCATAA
- the bcp gene encoding thioredoxin-dependent thiol peroxidase, protein MKFLAAGNPAPQFELPDQDDNIVKLSDYAGKKVLVYFYPKAMTPGCTVQAQNLRDVKAELEALNVVVFGISPDPVKRLPKFIEKESLNFTLLSDEDHQIAEAFGVWGPKKFMGKEYDGIHRISFLIDEEGKIEKVFDKFKTKDHHEVVLDYLNA, encoded by the coding sequence ATGAAATTTCTTGCAGCCGGCAACCCTGCCCCGCAATTTGAGTTACCCGATCAAGATGACAACATCGTAAAATTAAGTGATTACGCAGGCAAAAAAGTCCTTGTGTATTTTTATCCGAAAGCCATGACGCCAGGATGTACCGTGCAAGCTCAAAATTTGCGCGACGTCAAAGCAGAATTAGAAGCACTTAATGTGGTGGTCTTTGGCATTAGCCCTGACCCGGTCAAACGCTTACCAAAATTTATTGAAAAAGAATCTTTAAATTTCACACTACTAAGTGACGAAGATCATCAAATTGCCGAAGCATTTGGTGTGTGGGGACCCAAAAAGTTTATGGGGAAAGAATACGATGGGATTCATCGGATTTCGTTTTTGATTGATGAAGAAGGCAAAATTGAGAAGGTCTTTGATAAATTCAAAACCAAAGACCATCACGAAGTCGTATTAGATTATTTAAACGCCTAA
- a CDS encoding AI-2E family transporter, giving the protein MLSLIGKWYEKTFSDPDALMLLILIIVVSAVLVLLGGYLMPVLVAIALAYLLEGAVQRVEQSVSSRLLATCAVMLGFIGFMLISLISLLPTISQQTVNFIEEVPSLWQQLQAWMLTLPDSYPELVQAEQIRSINSEINQKVVGASQALISMSFASLVGIGAMLVYMILVPLMMFFMLKDKQVLMDNIGTLLPNERRLIRQVSSEMNVQIGNYIRGKVIEILIVGAVSCVTFALMDLRYAMLLGVLVGLSVVIPYIGAAVVTIPVVLVAFIQWGFGAEFGYLMLAYFIIQALDGNLLVPILFSEAVSLHPLYIIIAVLFFGGLWGFWGVFFAIPLATLVKAVLNAWSTPVLRPAEDPSSKVVENA; this is encoded by the coding sequence ATGCTTTCACTCATTGGCAAATGGTACGAAAAAACATTTTCAGACCCCGACGCTCTTATGCTTCTGATTCTGATTATTGTTGTCAGTGCCGTATTAGTGTTACTTGGCGGTTACTTGATGCCAGTATTGGTGGCCATTGCCTTAGCGTATTTACTCGAAGGGGCTGTGCAGCGAGTCGAGCAATCCGTATCCTCTCGTTTATTGGCCACCTGTGCGGTGATGTTGGGATTTATTGGATTTATGCTCATCAGTCTAATCAGCCTTCTACCAACCATTAGTCAACAAACTGTCAACTTTATCGAAGAAGTACCGAGTTTGTGGCAACAATTGCAAGCTTGGATGCTGACATTGCCTGATTCTTACCCCGAATTAGTGCAAGCTGAGCAGATCCGTTCAATTAATAGCGAAATCAATCAAAAAGTCGTCGGAGCATCACAAGCTTTAATCAGTATGTCGTTTGCTTCGTTGGTTGGTATTGGTGCCATGCTAGTGTATATGATTTTGGTACCATTAATGATGTTCTTCATGCTTAAAGATAAACAGGTGTTGATGGACAATATTGGCACATTGTTACCTAATGAGCGTCGCCTGATTCGCCAAGTGAGCAGCGAAATGAACGTTCAGATTGGCAATTATATTCGCGGCAAGGTTATTGAGATCCTCATTGTTGGTGCTGTCTCATGCGTCACCTTTGCCCTAATGGATTTGCGCTATGCCATGTTACTTGGCGTGCTCGTTGGGTTATCTGTGGTTATTCCTTATATAGGCGCAGCGGTAGTGACCATTCCAGTGGTGCTTGTGGCGTTCATTCAATGGGGTTTTGGCGCCGAATTTGGTTACTTGATGTTGGCATACTTTATTATTCAAGCCCTAGATGGGAACCTATTGGTGCCAATCTTATTCTCAGAAGCAGTGAGTCTGCATCCGCTCTACATTATCATCGCTGTATTGTTTTTTGGTGGTTTATGGGGATTTTGGGGTGTGTTCTTTGCCATTCCTTTAGCCACATTGGTCAAGGCTGTATTGAATGCGTGGTCAACGCCGGTCTTGAGACCGGCAGAAGATCCATCGAGTAAGGTTGTCGAAAACGCTTAG
- a CDS encoding M48 family metalloprotease has protein sequence MLDKNIRFLFYLTLTLALTLTISFVAMNPAIAQANNKNILPEIGVVAANTLSLQDEVEIGGVYFSQLRGQGAVLQDPVVQQYIQSLGNELVIHADNTKFPFTFFVVNNQSINAFAFFGGHVGIHTGLFYHADDEAELAAVLAHEIAHVTQRHIVRRMAAQEKASPLQVASMIGGAILMMASPQAGMAAIYAGQGASIQQSINYTRGNEKEADRIGIRILAESGFDPYAAARFFDKMTEQTRWGSKPPAFLLTHPVSTTRSAEARNRAANLPSQKRPSSLAFHLVKARIVARYFHTANHNITWFEEQLNKQTLLPEAAEYGLAIAHMRKDEYAQALAYLLPLWRKDPENYAYVDALTDIYIGLGKFSDAQALLEPLNDAMPNNPVIVLNYANQYIEAKQSQAAVDLLKDFVMVHPENTLGWRLLSNAHASLQSPMLMHQANAEWYYLLGAYRRAIEELQFALNYAESHLVKQRMRARMDQFRVSEERMKTLVNT, from the coding sequence TTGCTCGATAAAAATATACGTTTTTTGTTCTATTTAACCCTTACTTTAGCACTGACATTGACGATCAGCTTTGTGGCCATGAACCCTGCCATCGCGCAAGCCAACAATAAAAATATCCTTCCTGAAATTGGTGTGGTTGCTGCCAATACTCTTTCTTTACAAGATGAGGTCGAGATTGGTGGCGTGTATTTTTCTCAATTACGAGGACAAGGTGCGGTGCTTCAAGACCCGGTTGTCCAGCAATACATTCAAAGTCTTGGCAATGAATTAGTAATTCATGCCGATAATACCAAATTCCCGTTTACCTTCTTTGTGGTAAATAACCAAAGCATCAATGCGTTTGCTTTTTTTGGTGGGCATGTAGGGATCCATACTGGATTATTTTATCACGCGGATGATGAAGCTGAGTTGGCCGCAGTACTCGCTCACGAAATCGCTCACGTGACCCAACGGCATATTGTGCGTCGCATGGCTGCTCAAGAAAAAGCCTCTCCACTGCAAGTTGCTTCGATGATTGGTGGGGCAATTTTGATGATGGCTTCCCCTCAAGCTGGTATGGCAGCGATTTATGCTGGTCAAGGAGCATCGATTCAACAATCCATCAATTACACCCGTGGCAATGAAAAAGAAGCCGACCGAATTGGTATTAGAATCTTAGCCGAAAGCGGTTTTGACCCATACGCAGCAGCCAGATTCTTTGACAAAATGACCGAACAAACGCGCTGGGGATCAAAGCCTCCTGCCTTTTTGTTAACCCACCCTGTATCTACTACCCGTTCTGCGGAAGCTCGAAATCGAGCGGCTAATTTGCCATCACAGAAAAGACCTTCAAGCTTAGCATTCCACTTGGTGAAAGCACGCATCGTTGCACGTTACTTTCACACTGCAAACCACAATATCACATGGTTTGAGGAGCAATTAAACAAACAAACTCTGCTGCCTGAGGCTGCTGAGTACGGACTAGCAATTGCGCATATGCGCAAAGATGAATACGCTCAAGCGTTGGCGTACTTGTTGCCTTTATGGCGAAAAGATCCAGAGAATTACGCTTATGTAGACGCGTTAACTGACATCTACATTGGGCTTGGGAAATTCAGTGACGCCCAAGCTCTCCTTGAGCCCCTCAATGATGCAATGCCTAATAATCCTGTGATTGTGCTCAATTATGCCAATCAATATATCGAAGCAAAGCAATCACAAGCAGCAGTGGATTTGTTAAAAGACTTTGTGATGGTGCACCCTGAGAACACTCTAGGTTGGCGTTTATTGTCTAATGCACATGCCAGTCTGCAATCTCCTATGTTGATGCATCAAGCCAATGCTGAGTGGTATTACCTTTTGGGGGCCTATCGCAGAGCGATAGAAGAACTGCAATTTGCGTTGAATTACGCTGAATCGCATTTGGTGAAGCAACGCATGCGAGCAAGGATGGATCAGTTCAGAGTCAGTGAAGAAAGAATGAAAACATTAGTAAATACTTAA
- a CDS encoding TlpA disulfide reductase family protein, which yields MNKSNLIIFVVALLAMSCGVLVYQHQQADFYDIDEKAYRWSQLNQETVIVNYFAEWCAPCIKEIPELNALDEWVKQQPNMTFIAVSYDPLSAAELDEIRRKYNMQFALIADVGQNFPIAKPNYLPATFMIKNSTVHGPLLGEQTFETLKSAINQAILAD from the coding sequence ATGAACAAGTCGAATTTGATTATTTTTGTGGTGGCTTTGCTTGCCATGTCCTGTGGGGTATTGGTTTATCAACACCAGCAAGCAGATTTTTATGACATTGATGAAAAAGCCTATCGCTGGTCACAACTTAATCAAGAAACAGTCATTGTGAACTATTTTGCCGAATGGTGTGCCCCGTGCATCAAAGAAATACCTGAACTCAACGCATTGGATGAGTGGGTGAAACAACAACCTAACATGACCTTTATTGCGGTAAGTTATGATCCGTTAAGCGCAGCTGAACTTGACGAGATACGTCGTAAATACAATATGCAGTTTGCCTTGATCGCCGATGTTGGACAAAATTTTCCGATTGCGAAACCTAATTATTTACCCGCTACCTTTATGATCAAAAATAGCACAGTGCATGGTCCATTGCTCGGCGAACAAACATTTGAGACACTCAAAAGTGCAATAAACCAAGCGATACTAGCTGACTAA
- the arsC gene encoding arsenate reductase (glutaredoxin) (This arsenate reductase requires both glutathione and glutaredoxin to convert arsenate to arsenite, after which the efflux transporter formed by ArsA and ArsB can extrude the arsenite from the cell, providing resistance.), producing MNNTIIYHNPRCSKSRQTLALLDEKQVAYEVVEYLNHPLDIATIKHLQNCLGLDSVLHMMRPKEAEFKEAGLSKESNNDTLIAAIAQYPKLLERPIVVHGDRAKIGRPPENVLALFL from the coding sequence ATGAACAATACAATCATTTATCACAATCCTCGCTGTTCTAAATCGCGTCAAACGCTCGCCTTATTAGATGAAAAACAGGTGGCGTACGAAGTGGTAGAATATCTAAATCATCCGTTAGACATTGCCACAATCAAACACCTCCAAAACTGCTTGGGTTTAGACAGTGTCCTTCACATGATGCGTCCAAAAGAAGCTGAGTTTAAAGAAGCAGGGTTGTCGAAGGAAAGTAATAATGACACCCTCATCGCAGCCATTGCGCAATACCCTAAACTTCTAGAACGGCCGATTGTCGTACATGGTGATCGAGCCAAAATCGGTCGACCTCCTGAGAATGTATTAGCGTTATTTTTATGA
- the wrbA gene encoding NAD(P)H:quinone oxidoreductase has protein sequence MNPILIAYYSVHGSTAHLAQAIAKGVESMDIEAKLRQIPRVSDNVDVQAEAIPQSGPPYVSLDDLAECSGFALGSPTRFGNMAAPVKYFLDQTSKQWLSGTLINKPACVFCSSSSMHGGQESTLLSMQLPLMHHGMVICGIPYSEPALHTTISGGTPYGATHVATDHNTQLSVAETELAIAQGKRLATLAKALKEIA, from the coding sequence ATGAATCCTATACTTATTGCTTATTATTCAGTACACGGCAGCACCGCACATTTGGCCCAAGCGATTGCCAAAGGGGTTGAATCAATGGATATTGAAGCCAAGCTTCGACAAATTCCTCGCGTGTCAGATAATGTAGACGTCCAAGCCGAAGCGATACCGCAATCTGGACCACCTTACGTCAGTCTTGACGATTTGGCCGAGTGCAGTGGGTTCGCACTGGGCTCCCCAACCCGCTTTGGTAATATGGCTGCGCCCGTCAAGTACTTCTTAGATCAGACCTCAAAGCAATGGCTCAGTGGCACTCTCATTAACAAGCCAGCTTGTGTATTTTGTTCGAGCAGTTCGATGCATGGCGGTCAAGAGAGTACACTCCTCTCAATGCAACTTCCACTGATGCATCACGGTATGGTGATATGTGGAATACCCTATTCTGAGCCAGCGTTGCACACCACCATAAGCGGTGGTACCCCTTATGGCGCGACACATGTTGCCACTGACCATAACACCCAGCTAAGTGTCGCTGAAACGGAGCTGGCCATTGCCCAAGGAAAGCGTTTAGCAACGTTAGCGAAAGCACTAAAAGAGATAGCATAA
- a CDS encoding DUF2069 domain-containing protein: MKSSHIPSNVHIPMARNTSLARALALFGFFGLLLWVMLWHLVLLEPRTYSVTFILIVYVLPLLMPAKGIIQGKPYTHAWASFIVLLYLMHGITVWYSIPEQWLYALIEIMLCLMMFVGSSYFARLRGKELGQTLPKLKTVMEEEKQRFEGPNNEKDSSA; encoded by the coding sequence ATGAAATCAAGCCACATACCATCCAACGTACACATTCCTATGGCTCGCAATACCTCGCTGGCGAGAGCACTCGCCCTGTTTGGTTTTTTTGGACTATTGCTCTGGGTGATGCTCTGGCATCTTGTATTGCTGGAACCACGCACCTACTCTGTTACGTTTATATTAATCGTGTATGTATTACCTTTATTAATGCCCGCAAAAGGGATCATACAAGGTAAGCCTTACACGCACGCTTGGGCAAGCTTTATTGTCTTGTTGTACCTAATGCATGGGATCACTGTGTGGTACTCAATACCAGAGCAATGGCTTTATGCATTGATTGAAATCATGTTGTGCTTAATGATGTTTGTAGGAAGTAGCTACTTTGCTCGCTTGCGTGGAAAAGAGTTAGGACAAACATTACCGAAACTAAAGACGGTCATGGAAGAAGAAAAACAACGATTCGAGGGTCCCAATAATGAAAAAGATTCTTCCGCTTAG
- the hda gene encoding DnaA regulatory inactivator Hda, with amino-acid sequence MQLPLSLQLHPSLSLESFIPGQNQMALLAVQQLLQTTPSESMQSAQFVFLWGRAGVGKTHLAHGIAQAGDAANVGVFVLDCQELVHAIVGQTELDMLSDMFLGLEQYELVVLDNVNTLWAQPIWEEALFDLINRLLEQNRRLVLTSTEPPQSELIQLPDLRSRLCWGQVYQLFPLSDEDTFQVLSEMVNARGIKYSDNALSYLLKHVPRDMHSLQKLIDDLDELSLIEQKGITIPLIKQYLSENEE; translated from the coding sequence ATGCAGTTACCTTTATCGTTACAACTTCATCCGAGTCTGTCCCTGGAATCATTTATCCCAGGACAAAACCAAATGGCATTATTAGCAGTGCAACAGTTACTGCAAACGACTCCTTCAGAATCCATGCAGTCGGCCCAATTTGTATTCTTATGGGGTAGGGCTGGTGTTGGTAAAACCCATTTGGCACATGGTATTGCACAAGCTGGCGATGCTGCAAACGTTGGGGTATTTGTCTTAGATTGTCAGGAATTAGTGCATGCGATTGTCGGGCAAACCGAACTGGATATGCTCAGTGACATGTTTTTGGGTTTGGAACAATACGAACTTGTTGTCTTAGATAACGTCAACACACTTTGGGCTCAACCGATTTGGGAAGAGGCATTATTTGATTTAATTAATCGCTTACTCGAACAAAATCGTCGACTCGTCCTGACTAGTACCGAACCACCACAATCAGAATTGATTCAATTACCTGATCTGCGTTCTCGATTGTGTTGGGGGCAGGTATATCAATTATTTCCATTATCAGATGAAGATACGTTTCAGGTGCTTTCGGAGATGGTGAATGCGCGTGGCATCAAATACAGTGATAATGCATTGTCGTATTTACTCAAGCACGTTCCGCGTGATATGCATTCACTGCAAAAGCTCATCGATGATCTCGATGAGCTTTCACTTATTGAACAAAAAGGGATAACGATCCCTTTAATCAAGCAATACCTTAGTGAGAATGAGGAATAG
- a CDS encoding DUF2066 domain-containing protein produces MTFFCGFLGLAITRTSLVLVLFFFPCFCASSANAEFSLNIGQAPMLEQTSSARANATKEALQQVLVKLSGTQSVLSDSAMKSLLNNAQNYVEASRFIAQPYVGLEVEFDQTRLEQWLKDQQLPLWGEQRPHALLWLIYQDPLNDEREIIHAASEHVLKIELEQATQRRAIPISLPIYDLQDVAAVAPIDIWGQFVDTLYDASERYQVNSTLAARIYPNAEFLWQLDGFVKEGDLLRLVSFTAVDTQTLINKFVDFYTEFTAERFAIDTKQFANDQRINYSINISGVSNIEILAEVQRFLENLSIVDDFRHVSQHGNTAIFELNLLATQERLQATFKQGGRLIPKLSTNGSQVLEPDNSNYQWQP; encoded by the coding sequence TTGACATTTTTTTGTGGGTTTTTGGGATTGGCTATCACGCGAACCAGTTTAGTTTTAGTTTTGTTTTTCTTTCCTTGTTTTTGTGCATCTTCTGCGAACGCCGAGTTTTCACTGAATATAGGACAAGCCCCTATGTTAGAACAAACCAGTTCTGCTAGGGCTAATGCGACAAAAGAAGCCTTGCAGCAAGTCTTAGTGAAGCTATCAGGAACACAATCTGTACTGTCAGACAGTGCAATGAAATCTTTGTTAAATAATGCACAAAACTATGTAGAGGCATCGCGTTTTATTGCTCAGCCTTATGTCGGATTAGAAGTGGAATTCGATCAAACACGTTTAGAACAATGGCTAAAAGACCAACAATTGCCACTGTGGGGTGAGCAAAGACCACACGCTTTGTTATGGTTGATCTATCAAGACCCACTTAATGACGAAAGAGAAATCATTCACGCTGCAAGCGAACACGTTTTAAAAATAGAACTTGAACAAGCAACACAGCGTCGTGCTATACCAATAAGTCTGCCAATTTATGACCTACAAGATGTTGCCGCTGTCGCACCAATTGACATTTGGGGACAATTCGTTGACACGCTTTATGATGCCAGTGAGCGATATCAAGTTAATTCGACGTTAGCGGCTAGGATCTATCCAAACGCAGAATTCCTTTGGCAACTGGATGGTTTTGTTAAAGAAGGGGATTTATTGCGTTTAGTCTCTTTCACTGCGGTGGATACCCAAACGTTAATCAATAAGTTTGTGGATTTTTATACCGAATTTACGGCTGAGCGTTTTGCAATCGACACAAAACAATTTGCCAATGACCAACGCATCAATTATTCAATTAACATTTCAGGCGTATCTAACATCGAGATCTTAGCTGAGGTACAGCGTTTTTTAGAAAATTTGAGTATAGTTGATGATTTTAGGCATGTCTCTCAACATGGCAATACGGCAATATTCGAGCTAAACCTTCTTGCTACACAAGAACGCTTGCAAGCGACGTTTAAACAAGGAGGTCGTCTTATTCCAAAGTTATCAACTAATGGTTCTCAAGTGTTAGAGCCTGATAATAGCAATTATCAGTGGCAACCTTAA